The Geminocystis sp. NIES-3708 genomic sequence GGTTAGAAAATTTAGATGTAAATAAATTTATTATTCATGTTTATTTTATTGAAAATATTTCTGAGTCTTTAAGAAAACAAATTGAGCAAATAACTAAATTATATTGTTGTATTCCTGATAATTTAGAATTAATTTGTAAGCAAATTTATCAAGATAATTTAGATATTTTAACCTATACAGAAATAGGAATGTTACCGCAAACTATCGTCATGGGTAGTTTAAAATTAGCTCCAATTCAGTGTGCAACCATCGGACATCCTCTCACTTCTGGATTAGAAACGATTGATTATTATATTTCAAGGGAGTTAATGGAAACTAAACAGGCACAAAATCATTATTCTGAAAAATTATTTTGCTTACCTAATATTGGTATGTGTTTAGAAAAAGAGGTTATTACTGAGGTAAATAAAATAAGGGAAGATTTTTATTTAAACTGTGATGATATTATTTATTTATGCAGTCAAATGTTGTTTAAATATCTTCCCCGTCATGATTATTTACTTCCAAAAATAGCTCTAAAAGTCCCTCTCGCTAAGTTTGTTTTTATAGAATCTTATCCTGATTTAACGCATATTTTTCAAGAAAGATTAGACATTGTTTTTAAGAAAAATAACTTAGATTTTCATGATTATTGTGTTTTTTTGCCTTCTTTGTCTCAAGGTGATTATTTTGAGTTAAATTGGTTATCTGATGTCTTTTTAGATAGTATTGCATGGTCTGGAGATAATACAACAAGAGAAGCTCTATCTTGTCATTTACCTGTGGTGACACTACCTGGAGAATTTATGCGCAGTCGTCACAGTTACGGAATTTTGAAAATGTTAGGGGTGACTCAAACAATTGCTAATTCCGAAAAAGAATATATCAAAATTGCTGTGAAATTAGGGCTTGATCGAGCCTATAATCAAACGATTAGAGAGAAAATAAAAGTTAAGCTCGATCGACTTTATGGAGATTTAGAATGTGTGAAAGCATTAGAAAAATTTTATCTACAGATTAATGACTAAAGCCATCACTACAAACTAATATTCAATATTGTCTCTCATATCTGTACTATGTTTTGTCAATTTATGTGTCTAATTCGTTGTTAAATCAAATCATCTTCAGTCAAATTTGCTTGTTTCATGAAACTTTTAAGAGTACCTATTCTTAAATCTTTATTGCCATGAATAGGAATTATTACTGTCTGATTATTTTTGCAATATTTAAAATGACTGCCATTAACATCTACTAATACCCAACCTTTTTTCTTGAGAATATAGCTAATCACTTTCTTGAAATTGACTTCATAAAATTAGTTCTAATATCTTATCAGATGAATCTTGTTGATTAGGAATTGCTCTTAAATATAGTTCTATAGCCTCCCTAAGATTATTCTCTAATTCCTCCATTGTATCAGCTTCTGTGAGGCAACCGGGTAGTGATGGTACTTCTGCCAAATATCCACATCCTTCCGCTTCATGTATAATTGCTTGAATTTTTATCATTTCAGAGCCTCCAATAAAAGTCTATACATTGATTTTATCTTTTCGAGAAGAATTGTGTTCTTTATAATTCCCCATTAAGGGGGCTAGGGGAGATCTAGCAAGTATATTTATTATTAGAAATCACCTAACAACTTACATCTTTAATAGTGTTTTCTAATAATTCCCTTAAATCATCTCGCTCTAACTTCCATAACTCCTTGATTTGTGTCTGTAAAATATC encodes the following:
- a CDS encoding type II toxin-antitoxin system HicB family antitoxin — its product is MIKIQAIIHEAEGCGYLAEVPSLPGCLTEADTMEELENNLREAIELYLRAIPNQQDSSDKILELIL